From the genome of Astatotilapia calliptera chromosome 3, fAstCal1.2, whole genome shotgun sequence:
tggctgatatccagaaatcctaccattggctggacaaagctggactgaaagacagcacagaggcactaatcatggcagcacaagaacaagctctgagtacaagatccatagaggctggggtctatcacacgaggcaagaccccaggtgccgGCTGTGTAAAggtgcccctgagacaatccagcatataacagcagggtgcaagatgcatcaagtggccggcatagtatacagaatgtgtatatatatatatatatatatatatatatatataaacacccacaCTGCAAAAACAGCTATACTTGAAACAAGCCAAATGTTCTTAAATCTGAcaaaattttcttgttttgagcaaaaaaatctgccaatgggGTAAGCAAAAGTTGCTTGACTAGAATTCTTAAAACTAGCAAATTAATCTAACTGTCATATGCCTTTTAACTAGACAAAATTGTCTAAAATGTATGCTTATTTGAAGAAAATGTGACTTATTATAAGTAAAAGACACTTTGATATTTAGAAAATCTGTACCTAAAATGAGTATTATGCTTTCTTGAACAAGCTGTTTTCAAGGATTATTTGCTTACTTTAAGATTCTACAccttaatttagatttttcacataaaaaaacaccTTACTATAGGACAAATTTTCTTAAAACTGAATTGTTTCTTTCTTGATTGAGCTAACTATAAGAATTATGTTTCGACTCTGAGAACAATAATCAGCAAAAATTCCTGAGAATAAGACACCATCTCTTCAAAAAGCTACTAAAAATAAGGGAATTCATCTTAAATTAAGACAGCAAAAGCACTCTTAGTTTTTGCGCTTTTATTGACACAGCAATGGGTCAGTAACTCACTGAGGTCTGTTCCAGGAGAATCATGTCTAAAATTATACATTTCAGCAGGGTACTGTGTAACATGGCCAATATAAGAAGTGCATATTCAAGATACTCTTAACATGAATAATAACAGTATAACACACTCATAGCTGgtatcaaaaataaattttgcTGAAGCTTAAAACAATCACTATTTCAAATCCTATATTACATAACATTTTAGAAGAACAAGTTTAAcgaccacacaaacaaacatgtgttttacatttgaacaacttttctaaagaaaaaaaaaacaacctcactgactaacactgagtCTGATAAACAAGGCAGATGGAGTCTGTCATCTGAGAGACTCACTCAATGAATGACTTCCACTCACCAAGCGCCTTCTTGTAAGAGGGGGTTGAATCTCGGTCATGGATGGAGTCTTTGAGTATTTCAGTTTGCAAGACAGACAGCAGCGTGGAAATGCACTATGGATATGTGAGGTGGAGGGCATAGTAATATGCCATCAGATAGAGCAGTCCCTCATTAAGATCCTTCCGTTCAAAAGTGCTCACCGGTGTGGTTCCAACAGCTATCATGCAGTTGCCTTCAGAGACAAGCAGAACTGGACAAGCCAGGGGTCGCTGACGCAGGTAGCCTTCAGGGTCTTCTGAAGTctacatgacagaaaaaaagaggattagAACAAGACTGTAAGAAACACAATTTTTGAGTTGCATTACAGTTTAAAATAGATCAACTTTTTTTGTAGGTTTTATTAACATCAACATGTTATGGGGATCTGAACTTTAAGAATATTTGACTGACTCcacagtaaaatatataaaatgaaaacgtgagtaactgcaaaattcaacaatatatacacatagaATATTGCAGCCTTACCTTTAGGACATGGAAAAAAGCCTCACTACAGATGCCCAGCTTCTTAGGTGGTACTGTGCTGGAAGGGAAAAGCATGGGAAGGGCTctgaacacagctgctgcatgtTCCACtggtttgaaaaaagaaaaataagacaggGCAACACCATTAAGcattgcaaataatgtaatctGCAAAGCATAAATGTAGACAAATCAAGATACTGTAGCATTACCTCCATCCAAAGTTTTTGGCGGCTTCATAACTTTCTTCATGACACCATAAAACTGCACCTTCGAGTAGAAGATTTCCCATCTATCCTTCATCTCAGAAATGTATTTCAAGTTGGATGGTTGAATAATTCTCCGCAGCTCATCAAGGACCTGAAAAATACAGACAGAAACCCAACTGATAGATCTGTCTAGCTCTGTATCTGGTCTTGACAATAAGTGATAACAATTTAAACATGAGGGCCAGTATTTAAGAAATTTGAAAATCATATCAAAATGTCCCCAAAGTAATAACAGGATGGCTAAAAGAAATAAGTGCTGCTTACATGATCCAGTTCTCTGAAACAAGGATATGCCTCTAGTATCTTCACTGCTCTGTCCTGCTCCTTTATAGCATCAGAGTTAATGAATTGTCTTCTAGACTCAAACTCCAGGTTCAGCAGTTGGGTAACAGCAGCTTCGTTCGGTTTTTTGGTCTTGTATATTTCTTGAAGTGTCTTGTAGTGTTTTGCCTGGGTTTTTTGGCTGTCAAAGAAGTCAGCTGAACCAGctaaacacacagagcagaggtGTGTAAATCATTTATTGCCACAGTAAGGCTTTATATATCTGTTATTGGtgcaaagcaataaaacaaaaataccaaaatatatctgtaaattaGATCAACAAATTAACTAACCACCTATCTTAAAATTGTTCATTCATCCTGTCAAGTTGTCACTATTAAATGGAACACAAAGATTCCAAGATAAACAGTGAAGTAGTTGTGTTCCATTGTTAGCagaatttttaacaaaaaaacaaaaagtttcgTCCAAACCACATTTACACTCAGGGTGTAATAAGAGggtgtattatattatacttaCATTCTTCATCACTGCCATCCTGGTGGTGCACTGGGGTGCCCATCGATCTAACTGGTGATTTATCTAGAATAATAGTTGATGCACTggactccccactgctgtcacttTTTGCAACACTTTCATTCCCATCCTTTCTTGGCTTCTTCGCAGGAGGTTTTTTGCCCTTCCTTGGACTTTTGACATTGGAGAGTCTCTTCATTAGCTTTTTAGCAACATGCTCCTAACAGGTACAAAcgataaaaattaaaagatgaTAAGATACATCACTCATGATTAACACAGAGTGGTATTGAGCAAATGCTACTTACCCACTCACCACACGTTTCTTTAAGCATTGGGTAGTACTCCATTAATCGCTTTGCCATGGCATCAACCTCATGTTTGCTGGGGTATCTGGAGTCCTCAGCTGCTCTTGCTATCGAAATCATGTTTGTCATGGTGTTTCTTACGAGTCGACAAAAGAGTTCCTTTGACAAAGGTTCAGCACACTCTGTCCCCAGTTGCTTCTTTTCAAAGTAGGAATGTCGAGCTTGCTCAAGTTCACTGTCTGTGAAGACTATGTACTCTGGGTTGGACATAGTCACAAACTTAGAAGTGCTGGGTTCCTCTCTGGAGAAGTCACCATCTCCAGTAGTTGTTAGCGTTTTTTCAGCAGCAGTCTTGTTCTAAAATACAGTGTACATAGGGCTAATTTCACATAAAATTGCACAAGAACTTTAGGTCTCTAAATATGAAAGAAAGTACAACATAATATCAGTAAAATGttgaacaataaaaaatatgtatatttaataaatgtgtaGGCCActtgatttaaatcaaaactaaaGAAGATTCTACTGTCTATCTGTTAAGTGAGTATTGGTGGAATTACTTGAAACTGCATAAAACAAGCTGGTGTGTTCTCAGTTTTGTCACACAGCGATAGGACAGAACTTACTTCTTCACATTTGTGCACTGCAAGCCATAGAGCCCGACGCCTGAGGAAATGTTCAGGACCAGGAAACAGATCTTTGATGTCATCTCGTGAAAGTGATGAGAGCAGGTCTTCTCCAACATTTGCTTCTGCAATAGGAGTTTCCAATTATCACTACATTGCATTATCCTCAGGTGCAAGCCAGCTGACAGCTTTGCTTGGGTAACAGACAGGATACATAggaaatataatttaatatttaccatttaaaaccaTGACTCTATTCCATTATACTCCCTCCTCACTGCTCCACAGGTTCTAAATTACCTTCCTCCTATTGACTGGTAAAAGTAATATATTTGTGATACATCAATTAAATGCATGTatacatataaatgtatttttttttttttgcttcctggGCTAAAgtatataatgaaataacttCACTAATGGAAATTTGAAACTCCCACAATTTCTGTAAAACTGGCATTAACTTATGGCACTTTGCACACTTGTTGAATAAATTCACAGACACTGAAACTAATAACTGGACATGAATTCTTTCATAACTCTCTGCACtagcatatttaaaaatgctaatGCAACTAAGCTAACCGcacagctaagctaagctaacaacCGGGTATAGCCTGCCATGCTAGCGACTTAACATGCAACAtaccaaaacacaaaacatagaaaaaacaaaacagtcacatACCTTTCAGGTTGGCAATTGTTATTTCGTCCAGTTTTTCCATAGCGTGCCTTAATTTCTTCACACTGTACCAACTGTATCGCATCTACACCCAGACCTCTGATCCTGCAATCCAACCGTTTAGGCACGGAGCTAGAGGCGGGAAGGTGGGCTGTACCAACTCAGGAGTATGGGGTTGTGTACGGAAATGGTTTAGTTCGCTCTTTTATACCTATAAAatgatatatatttaaatatttgactATTTAGTTAGATTATGTTCTGTAAATACTGATGTGTGGGTACTGTTACTTACTACAGCTGTTTTAAGGCACTGAATTAGGATAGCCATTCCTACCCCATAATGGAATAATCCTGGTTATCTTGACTTTATGGGAAAAGTAGTTCACAGACcagtaaaacaaaatgatttggcgctgtgttaTCTACATCGTTTTTGTGGGTCTGACCCTCAAATCCCTACTGAGTCATATTAATTCTGCACATAGCCATAGTCCAGATTTCCGTGAAGATTGTGGCATAGATGGATGTGTCAAAGAATATCGTGTTTACAGCTAATTTTGGTATCACATTCTTCGAATACACTCCGACCACCTTGCCAATGGACGATGCAGTGGATCGATTAGGACACAAAAATCTGTAAGGTGAGACTGACTATATACTTTAATATCTTTGAAAATAATCatataaaatattcatgttAGATGTCTActtgtttttacagcttaacagtAGATATGTTAATGCTTATTCCTTATAATCCACAACAATGCTATCTATTTATAAAGAATATTCTGATAGTGTTTAATTTCTTCTACtagagaaaacaacattttgtatttttttaaacttttgttttaaataaaccgATTGTCATGGTCCGCAGTCTCCttggttgtttgtgtttattaataTTCATTGTGTCAGTTAGTTTCCTAgttatttgttaattatttCCAGTATTTAGGTGTTCTCTGTACCTCCCTTGTCTTCAGTGTATTGTCCGTGGTTCGATATTCATGtttattcctgttttactttgatagtccctGCCTTGCATCGGtgtattctgttttgcttcctcctgGTCTCTTCTCATCtgattagtgtcagctgtgtttcgtGCCTGTCTGCCAATTCCTCgtttccttttgtgtgtgtatatttagtgtgttcTTTGTCGGATCATCTGTATTCTCTCCTGTGTTATCATCTGTGTTCCCTCCCTGATGTTTTCATGTCTTATGTTCCTTGTTCAAGGTTGTAAGgtttttgcaacattttccatgtttcctgtgttctttagtttagctttcccagtttaggtttttgagGATTTTTCAAGGCTTTTAAACTACAGTTAAGCTGCCAAATAGCAATGAGCATTAAATGAATATCCATTTATTAAACTCAGCTTGAAAACATGCATATTTTAGAGTAAATTATAAAATGCAGTATATTTCTGACATTAAATTTTTTTAGAAATTATCAGTGTACCTTGTATTTAATTTCCTTATCCTCAACTAGTCAATTAATCAACTAATCTCAATTGCAGTTCTAGGAGGGAACCCTCATCAGCAGTGAACAGAAATCTGAGTAACATGTGGGCATACAGGACCGATTCAGTGGTGGAAAGCCAGCCAACAATGAGATTTCATTTCATattacagtttcacacacaAAGATATGACATGTGCGGTCATGAAATATTACCTGGGTGATGTAATTGGACTACACGTGAGCTCAACATATGTTTTATAAAAGGTACACTGCTTTACATGCATGAACTGTATTTTCAGGTTATTGTTTTGGACAGTTTTGtgacaatttttaaaatgaagttgttgtttttctataaaTTCTGACAGTTGAATGCGATTTTAGTATTGCCATAGTATAGATATACTGATGCTGATCTATTATTCTGTTTGACATGGCCTAAAGTGAATGAGTtgtgctgtttctgtttttcaaatgGGCCTGTATTTTCATGTTTACCATGTGCTTTTAGTTCCTGCCTTTGTTCATATACTGCATATTGTGTCAAACTTGACAGCAATTATTAAACTTTAGtgtcaataaatacatttcttaaACTGAGCAGCTGTTTAAGTGCCCTTActcttgaaatgagaaaaataatcttatttttattctggAAATTCAACCAAACCATTGTCATGCCTTGTAACTGgtaaataaagctcaagatgagCTAAAATATCCTTTTAAGGAAAAGTTAGACATATTTTCCTAGAATAAGCTTTATTTTCTTGTCCAAAACTTGCTTGTTaagaatatattttctttttaggcaaaaaataagaaaaaatgtccataaacaaggttttttttactttcttgaaaatcgttttttgcagtgcagcacgcccctgtgggcggtttatccttcaagctcgggtcctctaccagaggcctgggagcttgagtgTCCTGCGCAGtgtcttagctgttcctaggactgcgctcttctggacagagatctccgatgttgttcctgggatctgctggagccaatcgcctagcttgggagtcactacacctagtgctccgattaccaccaTTACcgtcaccctccacatcttctcgagctcttctctgagccccttggtatttctcaagcttctcgtgttccttctttctgatgttgctgtcattcgggaccgctacatcgatcactacgccCGTCTTCTCATGTTTATCTACCACCattatgtccggttggttagccaccaccattttgtccgtctgtatctggaagtcccacaggatcttagctcggtcattctccaccacccttgggggcgtctcccattttgacctcgggacttccaggttatactcggcacagatgttcctgtacactatgccggccacttggttatggcgttccatgtatgccttgcctgctagcatcttgcaccctgctgttatgtgctggattgtctctggggcatctttacacagcctgcacctggggtcttgcctggtgtgatagaccccagcctcaatggatcttgtactcagagcttgttcttgtgctgccatgattagtgcctctgtgctgtctttcagtccagctttgtccagccagaccctgttcagggaggtcgctgtggtctgccctcagatccactttctgcaactccattagttggctaacctccctccgtgctactttgatcttgccctctagcctccttctccatggagggtactgcccttgtggctgttcaacttgtagccaagcatctcactgatcactgctaccgtattgtagatcagcttgttagtgtcggtaatcgtggttgtaggtattgtccgtagtgctgcattaacatcatctagcagaccttctgagggtacttcacgtaatcttggtaaccggctacggggatccaggtttcaagcttggccattatcctatttttcaggtcagttcctctcgcactcaacgatccttctcctatcgcacttggggctatgtacccaatctcgggtgggggtgatgatatctcccccctgacctggcgtcctgactcctccttgccgtagcatttgtgttgtacctcgtcaatctctagctgtgagagcagtcccttctttcgaatgttggaacactgagctactagttgtttcgccgtcattgtggatgttgggtatcgaagaatccataggtctcTCATCCTATTCATGAGGGTGAGGGACTcaccccttccgccggggttacttgcgtagtagcattccaacaatgccctgttttcgtctcttgcccaccgatgccttcttgttccagtagcccacttttcgtcagggtgccctggttcctcaacacctgacgcggaccttgttgatccgggcgacgtccgagctggcatgccttcatatttatgtctgcatgtctgcagttggcttgcttagcatagggggtctagccttatgACCCCTTCTGGATACAGatgccccaggcaggaatcgaactttcgatcctctgttccaaaggcgtgtagtctaaccacgcAGCAGGCTGCATTTCACGCTGTAAGGTTTTGCTGTATTTAATTCTTCATGACTCCTCCACAGAGAGGGCCAACAGAGCTCATCAGAGATTCCCAGTAGTCAGCATCAAACACAACTGGACATATTTCAGgtatgtacatgtacaacatcTACTTTTACATAAATTTTGCTCACAGCTATCTCCATGCTGGGTTCTGGCTCAGAAGGTAGAGCTTTCTGTTGAACAGAATTTTGTGGTCAGATTTGTGTCTCCACTAAACTGCAAATATATCAGCAAATATCAAGCATGTCTCAGTAtttcagaaagaaaagcaaaccttACACTTTGGCAGCTGGGCAGgcccaaaaaaaaacataaatggaataaaattccattttatttagaaGCGCCTTTCAAGATCGAGTACACATTACAAGCAATTAGGTAACAAAATTACAGTATGGCCAATAACACTTGAAAtgtcacagtcctgggtctGTGTCCCAgcgttttctattttttattgttaatctTTGATTTCTTGATGTCTTTGTTTGTTCCTAGGTTTTGGTTCTGTGGTTATATAAAGTCCCTTGAGGCGGCTTTTGGTTTAATTtcgcactatataaataaaattgaattgaattgtcagTATCGGGCCTgtgttttccatgtgtccctttTAGTTCTGTGTCTAATCTGTGTCTTGTGaattgtttcttgtttcctgttttactttgacagttcatgtctgatgtcagtgtaatcagttttgcttcccctgtgtcATCTTGtcaattactcccagctgtgttccccacctgtttgtaatctccctgtgttcttctGTTTGTATTTAAGTCATGTCTACTCGTGTATTAGTTGCTGCTCGTTTTTCTGAGGATCATGAGTATGGGAAGTGTGGTGTGGGAGTAAAACCTACATGCTTTCTGGGGATGTGAAGTATTGAGGCAGCAGAcggttattctttttttttttttctttttgcgcCTGTCACGTTTGgtgcttttgccatcagaattattgtctaaaggcgaggaaagatgcccaacggatttccttgaccaaattgaccatcccagccttgccgtaatggtctatttgattcaccatttattgtttattttatttatttttttattttcacttgctaggtatgggacagacttgaatgaggaaaaagaaaagggagaaaggaagaggggaaacaaacagcggagaagagggacggggataaagggcaaaaaaaaaaaaaccaactaaataagcagacaaaaaaatacatctatcaatcacctggatcacctgttgagaaagaaaaagaaaacaagcagaagaaaacgagaactatgcaataaacaacatcacgatgatatatgggaatataacagtaaatactaaatatcaatcattattgtgcagcacataagatcaacagcgcacagtgtgctttgaggtaggagccaaaaagggtgcagtttgtgtgtgtgagcacctgtgtgtacacctgtgagcatggacgcgctcgtatttaaaaggttccttcatgtaatgatctgctagagggtgtgggggggccacagccccgtcctccagggcatgaagcaggtatggaggagatcaagactccagacatccagaggcccccagaacacaagagaccaaggaagaccaacagaggggcagccgcgccactatcccagaaagagctgaggagattcccggatgagggctcactcagcagccgcggagcagaagccaggggccaattcctcctcctagcccccccgctccagcaggtcgcagagaacgggggtgagagaagactccaaacctccctccacccgctcattgtagtgttgatgcatgtgtgttctaaggtgcaattaaaacccaggagggcatggagctacctgccagagagcagcaggtaagcgcatagtccctcctgttagccctcaatgtctacgtgtatttaaaattgagaggtgggcaacgatgccaggggtgaggtgtacaccctgatggtcttttggagtccgtgtagcgtgcccaccctcaagatcctatatgtatgtgttatgagagtgtgagtaatgtgaatgtctaagttgtgagataaaattgaggcacaggaagccagaaggggacagaggggggatgcctcccctgcaccctggtgacaaacctttaccccaaggccctgcatgtgtgggtgattgtggtggagcgggaagagggaggcaggcACCCCCATACACcgcaacccgccagggaaagggggcccaggcccatccggaccggggcccagAACAGCAgggccgcccggccccacagagcccgggacagcccacctgaccccaccacagagaaaactgctcccaccccgtcatccactcatcttccagactgcataagacaatagacacccaggctgagatcttcctccacctctccagtatctccccctcctgcagagagagttcctgaagagaggaaagctcctgcaaggtgtaacaacctcccccaccagttgaagagccccccaggtggcttgATGCACTGGTGGCATGCCAGGGTCAggcccccatacacccacccgTCCACAACCCCAGCAACATACCAACCAGGACCCacgcccccgaggcccggccagggccccagcccagagacggagcgcccccagaacctcacgcccgtCCCAGACCCACCCAGGgacagccaggctaccaggtcagtaacccacgtccatcagcacagaccctcccctagccccgctgcacgcagccacgaggaaaccgtcACCTAAGATCCagcagagcccctaaccggacatgaccgctaccccgggttgagccccccaaggaagatgcctccggggaaccccccgacgccctaagcctgtccctacccccacaccaatcacaacagcgaaggtgggaccaaactatgaccccccacccccactaggtgatggagctattcaaaggagcccagagcaattgacccgatgtggtggcagaggctgtatcaagactaatgtaatctaatagataatttctatattggttagaattaagcttatttttatttttccagttcatgaggacagttttcttggctatgcatagggcagtgaaaaccatatgggctatattcttttctgtagtgacattatctaagctgcccaacaaacacactaagggggaagttggaatgttacatttcagacactttgataagtcttcacatatctcgcgccaaaacttcttaactggtggacagaaccaaagagcgtggatataattgtccggtgtatTGGTTTGACattgtgagcagttgttggtagacgtataacccatcttgaacatccgatgacctgtatagtgcactctatgtagtattttgtattgaattaattgaagactgggatttctgattagatga
Proteins encoded in this window:
- the LOC113009872 gene encoding uncharacterized protein LOC113009872 isoform X1 — translated: MRYSWYSVKKLRHAMEKLDEITIANLKEANVGEDLLSSLSRDDIKDLFPGPEHFLRRRALWLAVHKCEENKTAAEKTLTTTGDGDFSREEPSTSKFVTMSNPEYIVFTDSELEQARHSYFEKKQLGTECAEPLSKELFCRLVRNTMTNMISIARAAEDSRYPSKHEVDAMAKRLMEYYPMLKETCGEWEHVAKKLMKRLSNVKSPRKGKKPPAKKPRKDGNESVAKSDSSGESSASTIILDKSPVRSMGTPVHHQDGSDEESGSADFFDSQKTQAKHYKTLQEIYKTKKPNEAAVTQLLNLEFESRRQFINSDAIKEQDRAVKILEAYPCFRELDHVLDELRRIIQPSNLKYISEMKDRWEIFYSKVQFYGVMKKVMKPPKTLDGVEHAAAVFRALPMLFPSSTVPPKKLGICSEAFFHVLKTSEDPEGYLRQRPLACPVLLVSEGNCMIAVGTTPVSTFERKDLNEGLLYLMAYYYALHLTYP
- the LOC113009872 gene encoding uncharacterized protein LOC113009872 isoform X2, with the protein product MVLNEANVGEDLLSSLSRDDIKDLFPGPEHFLRRRALWLAVHKCEENKTAAEKTLTTTGDGDFSREEPSTSKFVTMSNPEYIVFTDSELEQARHSYFEKKQLGTECAEPLSKELFCRLVRNTMTNMISIARAAEDSRYPSKHEVDAMAKRLMEYYPMLKETCGEWEHVAKKLMKRLSNVKSPRKGKKPPAKKPRKDGNESVAKSDSSGESSASTIILDKSPVRSMGTPVHHQDGSDEESGSADFFDSQKTQAKHYKTLQEIYKTKKPNEAAVTQLLNLEFESRRQFINSDAIKEQDRAVKILEAYPCFRELDHVLDELRRIIQPSNLKYISEMKDRWEIFYSKVQFYGVMKKVMKPPKTLDGVEHAAAVFRALPMLFPSSTVPPKKLGICSEAFFHVLKTSEDPEGYLRQRPLACPVLLVSEGNCMIAVGTTPVSTFERKDLNEGLLYLMAYYYALHLTYP